The following DNA comes from Bacteroidota bacterium.
AAAACTCGTCACCATCGACACCGCCGTCCCGATCGAGGTCGATATCCATCACCTTGTCGCGAAACCTCTCAACAGGGAAAAACTTGTCACGCTCTTCGGGAACCTCGAATTCCGGACGCTTGCGAGGAAGATTTCCGAATCGCGCTCCGGAGCTGAAGAATCTCCCGCTCCTCCCCCGCCCCGCCCGACGAGCGATATCACGAATGACGAACACGTCTATCACCTTGTGGCGACCGAGAAGGATCTCGCCAAACTCGTGAAATTGCTCGGGTCCTCCGCGCGTTTCGTCTTCGACACCGAAACCACAGGCACCGATCCCCTCCAGGCGGAACTGGTGGGGCTTTCCTTCGCCGTCGCTCCGAGAGAGGCGTGGTACGTGCCGGTCGAAAGCACGCCGGGGTTTCCCGTGGAGCATGTCTTGAAAAGCCTCGCCCCCGTCTTCGCCGATCCGGCGATCGGAAAAGCCGGCCAGAATGTCAAGTACGACATGCTGGTATTGGCGAGGCACGGCATCCGGGTCGAAGGGCCCGTGTTCGACACGATGGTCGCGAATTACATCCTCCGCCAGGAGAGCCGCCACAACCTCGACTCGCTGGCCGCGGAGCATCTCGGCTACTCGATGATATCGTACGACGAACTCACGGGGACCGGCAAGGATCGGAAGCCGCTACGCGAGATCGAGGTACAGAAGGTGGCGGACTACTCCGCCCAGGACGCCGACATCACGTTCCGTCTCCTCGAGAAACTCTCGGCGGCCCTCGGGGAGCAGTCCCTCCTGCGGCTTGCGGAAGATGTCGAATTTCCCCTGATCCCCGTTCTCGCGGAGATGGAACAGGCCGGCGTCGCGCTCGACGTCGGATACCTGGCCGATCTCTCTAAAGATATGGAACGCCAGCTGGCGGTTCTCACCTCGGAGATCTACCGGCAATCCGGCGAGACATTCAACATCAACTCCACCCAGCAGCTCAGCAAGATCCTGTTCGAAAAATTGGGGCTCGCATCGGGGAAGAAAACCAAGACGGGTTTTTCGACCGACGTCGGCGTGCTCGAGATGTTGCGCCACGAACACGACGTCGTCGGGAAGCTGCTCGAGTACCGGCAACTTCAGAAACTCAAGTCGACCTATGTCGATGCCCTCCCGGCCCTGATCAACCCCGGGACCGGACGGGTCCATACTTCCTTCAATCAAACCGTCGCCGCAACCGGACGCCTTTCGAGCAGCAACCCGAACCTGCAGAATATCCCCATTCGCACCGAAGCCGGCAAGAGCATCCGGAAAGCCTTCATCCCGGGAAAGAAGGGCGCGCGGATCCTCTCCGCCGATTACTCCCAGATCGAACTGAGGGTGATGGCGCACGTCTCCGGAGACGAGGGGCTGACAGAGGCGTTCACAAACGGCGAAGACATCCACACCACGACGGCCGCGGGAGTGTTCGGCATACCTGTCCGGGAGGTGACGCGAGAGATGCGACGGCGCGCCAAGGAGGTGAATTTCGGAATCATGTACGGGATCGGACCGTACGGACTCGCAACCAGGCTCGACATTCCCCAGGCCGAGGCGAAAGCCATTATCGCGCGGTATTTTGAGAGGTTCCCGAAGGTGAATCAATATATCGGCGACACCATCGCGAAGGCGCGAAGCGACGGGTATGTCAGCACTCTCCTCGGGAGGCGGCGCTACCTCCCCGACGTGCGAAGCCGGAATTTCACAGTCCGAAGCAACGCCGAGCGCCAGGCAATCAACATGCCCATCCAGGGGACCGCCGCCGATATGATCAAGATTGCGATGATTCGAATCCACGCCGCGCTCGGCAAGAAACAAACCGGCGTCAGGATGCTTCTTCAGGTGCACGACGAACTGGTGTTCGAGGTGGACAAGAGTCCGGCGGGGGGAAAAGCCGCTTCACTCGAAAAAACAAAAGCCATCGTGATCAGGGAAATGAAACAGGCGTTGCCCCTCTCCGTGCCTGTCGAGGTCGAGGCCGGAATCGGAACAAACTGGCTGGAGGCCCACTCGTGAGAAACAATTTCAGCCCGGGATTCCGGATCCGGAAGGAGCCGTTCATGAAACGTTCGTTTATACTGCTTATGACACTGTCGGCGCTGTGCCCGGGAGCCGGCAGGCTCTGCGAGGCGCAATGGTCTCACGATCCCCTGCGAAACAATCCGCTCTGCATCGCGCCGGGAGATCAGTCCTATCCGGCGATGGTAGGCGACGGCGAAGGAGGAGCGATCATCACCTGGACGGACGCCCGGGGAAGCGACATCGACATTTACGCGCAGCATATCAGCGCCGCGGGGCGAGTGGAATGGGCTGCGAACGGCCTTCCGGTCTGTCTCGCACGAAACGACCAGACGGCGCCGACCATCGTGAGCGACGGCGAGGGGGGAGCGATTCTTACCTGGACCGATAACAGGACGGGCACGAACGACATCTACGGCCAGCACGTGAGCCGGAGCGGGCTCGCCCTCTGGCAGAAGAACGGAGTACCCATCTGTTCTGCCGTGAACGACCAGGTGGCATCGACGCTCGTGGCCGACGGCCAGGGAGGCGCGATCGTCGCCTGGCGGGACCTCCGGGGCGGAGCGAGCTACGACATTTATGCCCAACGCGTCAACTCCACGGGGAGCGGCCTCTGGTCGCCCGACGGGGTACCGGTCTGCACGGCACCAAACCGGCAAACGGACCCCGCGATCGCCACCGACGCGGCCGGGGGCGCAATCATCGCATGGCTCGACAACCGGAAGGGAAACGCCGATCTCTATGCGCAGCGCATGAGCGCATCTGGTTTGCCCCTCTGGAGCCGGGACGGAGTCCTGATCTCCGAGTCGGGGAGCGACCAGAGAAATCCGGCGATCATCGGCGACGGCGCAGGGGGAGGGATCATCGTCTGGCGTGACGCACGGAACGGAACGAATTATGATATCTACGCTGAACGCGTGGACGGATCCGGGGCGAATCAGTGGGCTCTGAACGGGATTCCGATCTGCACGGCCGCGGGGGACCAGGAATCGCCGCAGATTATCAACGACGGGCTGAGGGGCGGAATCATCGCCTGGACCGATAACCGGAACGGGAACAAAGACATTTTTGCACAGCACATCGACATCGCCGGAACCATCCAGTGGCCCGCGGACGGAATTCCCGTCTGCAAGTCGGCGGGGAACCAGATCTATCCCGCGATCACAAGCGACGGCCTGGGCGGGGCGATTATCGCCTGGCTCGATTACCGCCACGGTGAAGGCGACATCTACGCGCAGCGGATCGGCGGCCTCGGCGCCTCTGAATGGCCCGCGGACGGGGTCGCGGTGAGCAGCTCTCCCGGCGAACAATTCAACCCGGTGATCGTGACGGGAACCGGACGGGGCGCCATCATCGCCTGGTACGACTACCGGACGGGGACAAGCTCCGACATCTATTCGCAGAGGGTCGACCGGGTCGGATACCTCGGGGACGCCGCCCCCCATCTCGCCCGCGTGCGACCGGCGCCCGGCGACTCGCAGCGAACCGTCACGCTCCTGTGGAACGGCTCCTACGTCGATTCGTGGCCGAACCAGACCGTCACGTCATACGCGCTCTGGAGGGGTGAAAAGCCCACGGCGTCCGAGCGGTTCGCGTCCGTTTCCACTCTCACCACAAACGTGGAGGATTCGATTTACTGGGAGTATGTCGCGACCATAAAACCGCACTGGCTGAACGGATACTCGTTTACGCTTCCGTCGCGCACCGACGGAACGCGGATCGGGGAAGGGCAGGAGTACTATATGGTTTCGGCTCTCACCTCCGAACCGCTTGTCTACTGGGACTCGGAGATCGGCCAGATCGAATGGAGCCCAAGGAGGGCGCTGCCGCCTCTCCCCTCCGCCCAGCTCTCGAGCCGGTTCTCGTTCCCCCCCGCTCCGCCGGGAGCCGAGTCTAAAGCGAGCGAGAGCCCGCGTTGAATTCCGGGAGCGCGCCCGCAAAACCCGGCCTGGCCCGGCGGCTCGGCCTGTTCGACGCGACGATGATCGTAATGGGAGGGATCATCGGTTCGGGCATCTTCATCAATCCTTCCACCGTCGCACGGCAGGTTCATCTCCCTGTTCTGATTCTCGGCGCATGGCTCGTGGGCGGGATCATCGCCATGATCGGCGCCTTCATCTACGCGGAGCTGGCCGCTCGGAGGCCGCACGTCGGGGGCCAGTACGCGTATCTCCGCGAATGTTACCATCCCTTGATCGCATTCCTGTTCGGCTGGTCGCTCTTTCTGATCAGCGATTGCGGGGGGATGGCGGCGGTGGCGGTGATCTTTGCGCGGTACTACATTGAGCTGACGGGGGTTCCGCTGAGCGAGCCGGTGGTCGCAATTCTCGCGCTCGGGGTTCTGACGATCGTCAATTGCCTCGGAGTGCGGACGGGATCGACCGTTCAGAACATCCTCATGGTCACGAAGATCCTCGCGATACTCCTCCTGGTGGGGCTCGGGTTCCGGCTGATCGTCCAGGCGGGCGGATTTGCACAGCCTGCCGTCGCTCCCCCCTCTCCCCCCCTCTCGTTCGACCTGCTGACCACGTTCGGGGCGGCGCTCGTGCCTGTCCTCTTCGCCTACGGGGGCTGGCAGACCGCGAACTTTGTCGCCGGAGAAATACGCGAGCCGCAGAAGAATCTCCCCCGCGGCCTGATCATCGGAGTCGCCGGGGTGGTCGTGCTCTATCTTGCGGTGAATCTGGTCTGTGTCGGGACTCTCGGAGCCGAGGGGCTCGCGGCGACGGGAACTCCGGCCACGGCGGTCATGAGAATGGCGCTGGGACAAAAAGGTGCTTCGCTGATCGCCGTGGGCATCGCCATCTCGACGCTCGGGTTCCTGAGCCAATCGATCCTGACCGCGCCGCGCGTCTACTTTGCGATGGCGCAGGACGGACTCTTTTTCAAGAGCGTCGCATGGCTGCATCCCCGGACCCGGGTTCCCGTGGTGGCGATCATTCTCCAGGGATCACTCGCGATGCTCCTCACCCTTTCGGGAACCTACGAACAGCTCCTCAGCTATGTCGTGTCGGACGATTTCTTGTTCTTTGGATTATCGGCGTCGTGCATCTTTCTTCTCCGCAAACGCCAGGGTCCGGACGACTCCGGAAGCGGTTTTAACATGCC
Coding sequences within:
- the polA gene encoding DNA polymerase I, with product MSVKRVNPPSATERLFLLDGMALAYRAYFSFISRPLINSRGENTSAIFGFVNTLMKILDEKPEHIAVVFDTKEPTFRHVMYQPYKATRQKMPEDMAGQLDLLKEVVRAFNVPCLELPGYEADDIMGTLARRAEQLGIETYLVTGDKDFMQLISPRVKMYRPGKRGDDWEVLDEKAVKVKFGVAPDRVTDVLGLIGDKSDNVPGVPGIGEKTAIPLVQKYGSLERILKEIDQIPQQGIRQKLTDHTGEAVLSKKLVTIDTAVPIEVDIHHLVAKPLNREKLVTLFGNLEFRTLARKISESRSGAEESPAPPPPRPTSDITNDEHVYHLVATEKDLAKLVKLLGSSARFVFDTETTGTDPLQAELVGLSFAVAPREAWYVPVESTPGFPVEHVLKSLAPVFADPAIGKAGQNVKYDMLVLARHGIRVEGPVFDTMVANYILRQESRHNLDSLAAEHLGYSMISYDELTGTGKDRKPLREIEVQKVADYSAQDADITFRLLEKLSAALGEQSLLRLAEDVEFPLIPVLAEMEQAGVALDVGYLADLSKDMERQLAVLTSEIYRQSGETFNINSTQQLSKILFEKLGLASGKKTKTGFSTDVGVLEMLRHEHDVVGKLLEYRQLQKLKSTYVDALPALINPGTGRVHTSFNQTVAATGRLSSSNPNLQNIPIRTEAGKSIRKAFIPGKKGARILSADYSQIELRVMAHVSGDEGLTEAFTNGEDIHTTTAAGVFGIPVREVTREMRRRAKEVNFGIMYGIGPYGLATRLDIPQAEAKAIIARYFERFPKVNQYIGDTIAKARSDGYVSTLLGRRRYLPDVRSRNFTVRSNAERQAINMPIQGTAADMIKIAMIRIHAALGKKQTGVRMLLQVHDELVFEVDKSPAGGKAASLEKTKAIVIREMKQALPLSVPVEVEAGIGTNWLEAHS
- a CDS encoding amino acid permease, producing the protein MNSGSAPAKPGLARRLGLFDATMIVMGGIIGSGIFINPSTVARQVHLPVLILGAWLVGGIIAMIGAFIYAELAARRPHVGGQYAYLRECYHPLIAFLFGWSLFLISDCGGMAAVAVIFARYYIELTGVPLSEPVVAILALGVLTIVNCLGVRTGSTVQNILMVTKILAILLLVGLGFRLIVQAGGFAQPAVAPPSPPLSFDLLTTFGAALVPVLFAYGGWQTANFVAGEIREPQKNLPRGLIIGVAGVVVLYLAVNLVCVGTLGAEGLAATGTPATAVMRMALGQKGASLIAVGIAISTLGFLSQSILTAPRVYFAMAQDGLFFKSVAWLHPRTRVPVVAIILQGSLAMLLTLSGTYEQLLSYVVSDDFLFFGLSASCIFLLRKRQGPDDSGSGFNMPGHPWSTILFITICFCIVVNTVYKYPANTGIGIAIILTGIPVYYFWKSLRRPR